In Deltaproteobacteria bacterium, the genomic stretch GCGGCAAAGGCCGGCGTCATGGCATTCACACGCTGCCTTGCCATGGAGGCGGCGCCTTACCATGTTACCGCCAACACAATTGCTCCGAGCTTTATCTATAATGAATTTATCCCGAACATCTATCCGGAAGAAGAAATTGAAAGGATGCGCGAAGAGATCCCCTACCCCCGCAAAGGAACGCCGCAGGACATTGCCAATACAGTCCTGTTCCTTGTTTCTGACGAAGGCGAATATGTTACGGGCCAGACCATCTGCGTAACAGGCGGGAGCTGGATGAGATGAAGAAGGGCGGAAGATAGAACTACAATCTTGAAATGCGCATCGCGCATCGCGAAGTCCCTGGAAACGTAAATCGTAAAATTCAATGAATACTGTTTGAAAGGGAGTTCCCTTGAGGGAGAAGGCTCTTCTTGTTTTGCTTCTGCTCATACATCAATTTGTCCGCAGAGACCATGAGTTCTTCAATAGAACAGGGATTTTCAGGATCATAGTGAGAGCAACCGACACTGATTGAAAGTTTGTATCTCCGGTTTTCCTGATTGTTTCTTGTGTCAATCAGAGACTGCAACCGGATGGTAAAGACACTATAATTTTCTTTGGCTATATCTACGGCAAGGGCGGCATATTCATCTCCTCCCAGACGAGCAATTATGTCGGAGGCTCTGAAGGTCTCTTTTAACACGGTGGCTGCTTCAATGAGCGCCTTATCTCCTTCTTCATGACCCAGCGTATCATTAACCCACTTCAGTCCGTCCAGATCCGCAAAAAAGAGCAGCATTTCAGTCTTATTCCTTATTGACAGTTTAAGCTGCTGCTCCGCAAGAGATAAAAACCCCCTTCTGTTATGCAGTCCCGTGAGCTGGTCGGTGATTGAAAGGGAAAGGATTTGCTCCTCCATCCGCTTGCGCATTATTGCCTCGCCTATGTGCGATGCTATTCCTTCCAGGAGCTCAATCGTCTCCAGGGAGAAGCTTCCTTTGCGCCGGTCGTTGAGATGGAGCAAACCAACAATCATTTCCTTGTTCCGAATGGGAACCAGGGCCACAGAGGCATAGCCTTCATGTATGCATCGGTTGCGTGGATGAAGTCGGGGACCCTGATCGGACGGAAGGTCGAGGAGAGGGAAGGAATCGTTTATCCAGAAACTCCCCCCCGGTGTGAAGAGTGGGCTGGCTGAATCGAGCTTGCCGGAAATGACCAGACCGCAAGTGCATTCGAGCCTGACGCTACCATCCTCGCTCCGGCAGATTCCGCCATCCGTGGCATGCTCGATTAGCGAGTTTTCCGTCAGCAGAAAATCATTGGAAAAACCATCCTGGGCGAAATACGGGAAGTCATCCCCATCTTGCAGGCGAATACCCACGGCATCGAATCCTGTCCCTTTCTTCAATACTTCGAGGACGAGCTGGATGGCATCCTGCAGATCTCTTGACTCGTTTAGTATCTGTAGGATTTCCATTCCCATTTCTCTATATGCTTCCTGCAACTTGCTGTCAGTGATGTCGCGAACAATACTCAGATACCCGCTCAGTTCCCCATTTTTTAAATAATAACAGGAGGATGAAATTGAGCAGATGATTTTCTGACCATCTTTTCTTTTCTGAATTATCTCATAATTTTTAATGCCCTTATTTTTCTCGATAACATTGCGAAATTTTACACGATCCTCCGGATTGTCATAAAATTGAGTGATCGATTCACCAATTATCCCTTCGACGTTACAGCCTAAAATGTCGCAGAATGCCTGATTGGCTTCAACAATTTTTCCATCAAGCGTTGTCTGGCATACGCCATCCATCGAATCAATAAACAATTTGTGGTACTTCTCTGCGACATCCAAGAGAGATGCTTCAAATTGCATCCGCTTCTCAGTTTCCACAATCTTTTCAAGCGATAGTTGTTCTTGTCTTTTCTGCACCCGGTAAGCTGTAGCACCTATAACCATTACACCAAAAGTAATCCCGATAATGTGCGAATAAAATATCGTCATTCCTGGAAATATCAGATAATTAGCATATTGAAATGCGGCGATCACAGTAAGGACCAGCAACATCACTTCCAATAAAGAGCGGAGCAGTGTCTTTTGTTTAGGGGATTGATTCATCGGCGTGTGATTGTTTTCTTCCATCACATTGTCAAAAATTCATAGTCGTTTATTCCTGATCGAAAGAGTGAACCTCTGCCAGAATTGCAGGGGGCCTTGTTTCAGGAAGCTATCCACACCCTCGTTCATCCGAAAAATTCCCTCCGAAATCTGCACATTTCAATTGGATATTGACAAGATATTGCTTACGATGGGCGGGAGTATAGAGGGGCCGTTTTTGCTTGTCAAGGGATATTATACGCCCGAATTGCCTCAAATAAAATGTTACCCAAGGAGGGGTTGAAAAGGGATCGTTGACTCATAATTTGATGTTACCGAACATCGACTTCCTAAAGGAGAGATAATTATGAGTCCACGGTCCAAACGAGAGTATCGGGAGGCAGTCTATTTACGATATAAAAAAGCCACCCGCCATGAAAAGACCGCCATCCTGGATGAATTCTGCGACACCTGCGGATGTCACCGCAAACATGCCATAAGGGTTCTCAAAAGATTCAAGCGCTTTACCAAACCAAAGCCAAAAAGAAGAGGGAAACCTTCCATTTATCGGAACGAAGCCACCATCAACCCTATGAAAGAAATCTGGCTTGCTGCGAATCTGCCCTGTTCAAAACGCCTCAAAGTAATGCTGCCGATCTGGCTGCCCGGATATGTTGAGCTCTTCGGCAAACTTTCTTTCGAGGTTACCAATGCCTTACTGAAAATCTCCCCCTCAACCATGGACAGGATTCTTAAACATATCCGATTCCATTACACAAAACGAGGCCGGAGCACCACCAAGCCAGGAACCCTTTTACGAAAACAGATTCCCATTAAAACACTACCACCTCCTAAGGCATTTTACCGAAAGAAAACAACCCGTCCAGTTCACGAGAAGCAGAGCCTATCACAAAGATGACAACGCCCATATCGAACAGAAAAACTGGACTCACATCAGGCAGTGGCTCGGATACGATCGCTTAGATAACCCAAACGTCGTACCACTCCTCAACAACCTCTCTACCAAGGAATGGAGACACTTCCCCAACTTCTTCTGCCCATCCGTAAAACTCATCGCAAAACAAAGAGTCGGCTCCAAAATCATCAAACGTCATGATCCTCCCCAAACCCCTTACCAGAGAATCATGGAATCTTTACCCAGATTGTTTCCCATCAGGCGCTTGACGCCGATCAGAAGGGCTTTGAAGATGCCTTGAGCGGCAGCGGCTACAAGGAAGGTGTAAATGTCACCTACGACCGTCAAAACGCCCAGGGTGACATGAACAAAGCCAACGCCATTGCCCAGAAGTTCATCAACGATAAAGTTGACCTGATTCATGCCATTGCCACGCCGACGACCCAGTCGGTGGTGAAGATTACGAAGAATATTCCCGTTGTCTTTTCATCAATCACCGATCCGGTCAGTGCAGGAATTGTTCCGAAGGACAGTGCTCCGGGCAGAAAGACCGGCACCAATGTGACGGGCGTGAGCGATCGCTGGCCCGTATCCCGCCAGATGGAGATGTACGCCAAGATCGTTCCCAAAGCAAAGCAATGGGGTACCATTTACAATCCCAGCGAGGCCAATTCTGTCGTTCATATCAAGGAAATGAAGGAAGCCGCGATTAAACTTGGCCTGGAACTTGTTGAGGTGACGATTGCCGACCGTTCAGAAGTTCCAAAAGCTGTAAGCTCTCTTGTCGGCAAAGTGCAGGCCATTGCGATGACATCCGACAATACGGCCATTTCCAATTTCGAGGCCATCGTAAAAGTATGCAATGAGAAAAAGATTGCGCTTTTCACGGGGGACCTGGAAAGCGTCGCGAAGGGATCAATCGCCTCGTACGGATTGGACTATTTCCTGGTCGGCTACTCGGCAGGAAAGAAGGCTGTGGTGGTTCTCAAGGGTCTGAAAGCCGGAGAAGTTCCCTGGGGACCGATGGAAAAATTCAGTTTGGTCATCAATCAAAGCGCTGCGAAAATCCAGGGGGTGACCATTCCGCCCGATATCCTGAAGAAGGCCGACAAGGTGCTCAAGTAAGGAAACAAAGAGGAAAGCAGGCAAATGCGATTCTTCAATAGCGTCAAGGCGTTGTATGCGGCGGTCGGGATACTGTTTCTCACCTTTGTCCTTGGCTACTACCTGGATGTGCAGAACGTAGCCATGAATGACCGGCATCTGAAAATAAGCACGGCATTGGAACGGATGATGCGGTTGGATCAAGAGCTGACGAGCATGCTCTCGCTGGCGGTGGTGGAGCACAATGAGCTGCGCGTAACGCGTTATGAAACGGTTCTCCAGAATGCGGAGACAACTATCAAAGAAGTAGTTGATTTCACCAAAGATCAGAAGATGCAGCAGGAAGTCGCTGCGATGACTGAGGGCCTGAAAAAAATTCGCGATATTGAGACAGCTGCCCTCCAGCAGCTCAGAGCAGACAAGTGGAAAGAGGCAGGGGAGATACTCTTTGGCCAATATTATCTGAGTGCGAAAAAAACCTATGAAATTGACAGTGAAACAATTCCGGGCATTGTATTAGGAGAAATCGGCAAGATCGAAAAGCGGTTCAACAGAATCAAATCGGCGGCGCTGGCGGCCCGCATCGGCGCCCTTTTTCTTTTGCTGTGGACGGGCATCATGTTTTCGCGCCGAACCAAAGCCGACCTGGCCGAACAAGTACGATTACAGACGGAGATTTCCGCGGCAAACAAATTATTGGAAGAGCGCGTACGAGAGCGGACCGAGGAACTCCGGCTCCTGCTGCAGTCGGCCGGCGAAGGCATGTTCGGTGTGGATGCCGCCGGGGAGGTAACGTTCGTCAATCCCGTCGCCCTGAACCTGCTGGGTTTTACGGAAGAGGAGATGATCGGCAAAGAAGTGCATGGCCTTTTCCACCACTCTCACAAGGACGGCTCTCACTACCCAAAGGAGGATTGCCCCATACTCGCCACCTGGACCTATGGCACCCAAAATCGTGCGACCAACGACGCGTTCTGGCGCAAGGACGGCCGGAGCTTCCCCGTGGAGTATACGAGCACGCCGATCATGAAGGACGAGAAGGTCAGCGGGGCGGTCGTGACCTTTCGCGACATCACGGAGCGCAAGCAGGCGGAAAAGGAGCTCAAGGAACATATGGATGAATTGGAGAGCTTTACCCGCCTGACCATTGACCGGGAGGAAAAAATGATCGAGCTCAAAGAGGAAATCAATAATCTTTTGGAGCAAACAGGCCGGGAGAAAAAATATACGATTGTTGAGTAACCCCGATAAATGGATCGATAATGCATTCGGATTTATTAACGAAATATCTTCACGTTGTTGGTGTCGGTGCTTCGGCCGGCGGGCTGGAAGCGATGGGAGCGCTATTTTCCAAACTATTGCCATCGGGACGTGTTGCTTATGTCATCGCCCAGCATATGGCCAAGGATGGCCATAGTGAACTGGTAGCGCGCACGCTCAACCGGCAGTCACCGCTTCCCGTTGTGGAAGCCAGCGGCAGCGACCTGCTTGAACCTGATAAGGTCTATCTCATCCCATCGGGATCTGACGGTGAGGTGAAGAACGGGCGCATTTACCTGCTGCCTCCTGCACCGGAACATCTGTCCACTCCGTCGGTGAATTTCTTGTTTGCCTCGATTGCTGGGGAGTACGGCAAACGGTCCATCGGTATCGTTCTTTCCGGTGCGGGGTCAGACGGCGCTGCCGGGTGCCGGGCAATCAAAGCGTGCGGGGGAAAAACGATCGTGCAGACACCGCAATCGGCCCAATATTCCGGCATGCCATTAGCCGTGATCAGAGCCGGTGCAGCGGATGCGGAGATGGATATTGCGGGCATCGCCCGGCATCTGACCATCCTGTTCCCACCTGCTCAACCCGTGCCGGCGGCCGCAGTGCAACCTGCTGCATCAGCCACCGCTGCTCCACCGAATCCGTATCTGGCCACATTGCTTAAACGCGTGTTTGACGCGACGGGAGTGGACTTCACCAGTTACAAGGAAGAAACCCTGCAGCGCCGATTAGACCGGCGACTTGCTACGTTGAAGATCGAGTCCGTCGAACAATACCTGCGGTACACCGAGCAGAATCCCCGCGAGTTGACCATTCTTCAGCGCCTTTTCCTGGTGTCCTTGTCGTCCTTCTTCCGCGATAGCGCAGCCTTTGCCTTAGTCGAAAAATATCTGGCCGAACTGGTCAGGCAAAAGAAACCCGGCGACGCCATACGCCTCTGGGTGCCGGGCTGTGCCTCGGGAGAAGAGTGCTACACCTTCGCCATCATGCTTGCCGAAATACTGGGTGAAAACTTCAGGAATTTCAACATCACCATCCTCGGCAGCGACCTCAGCCCCGACGCGCTGGCATTGGCCCGGGACGGTATCTATCGTCAAACCGCGTTCAAGGAAACCGACCCAAAGATCCTAAAAGGCTATTTTGAGCACAAGGGCCAGCAGTATCACGTATCCCCGCCCATACGCGCCGTCTGCGAGTTCATGCAACAGGACGTGGCGAGCGCCAAAGCGCCGGAAAATCTGAATGTCATCAGTTGCCGCAAACTGCTCATCTACATGAAGAGCAATTTGCAGGATCAACTGTTCAAAAAGTTCCATCAGGCATTATTGCCCAACGGGCTGCTTTTCATCGGGCAATCGGAAAATATCGGCCTGCTCGGTAATTCCCTGTTCACGCCGGTAGACCATTACCACAGGCTCTACCGGCGCAGGGGGGCGTGAGTTATCCCCCGGGTTCTTGGTGGTAATAACACAAAATATAAGATAGTTAGGGAGTTAACTCAGCATAAGGAGAGGGTGAAATCGTGGGAAGATTAATGGTCGTTCTGGAAAAACTAAAACTGTCAACCAAGCTGTTGATAGGCTTTAGCGTGGGGCTGCTCATTGCCATATTGATCGGTGCCAATGCCATCAGCTCCCTGAATGAGATGAGCGAGCAAGCCCAGGTTCTTTATGAGCTGGATTTGCTCGGGATTTCACACCTCAAGGAAGCCAATATCAATCTCATCTACATGGGGAGAAGTATGCGGCAGATGATGCTGGCGTCCGATGCCGAGGGTCGGGAAAAAGCCCTTGCCATGATAAACAAGGCAACCGTCACCTTGCAGAAGGAATTGGCCGAAGCCCGCAAAACCATTTTCCGTGAAGAAAACAAAAAACTGTTGCTCAAGTTCGAAGCCCAGTTCGATCAATACAGGCGCAATGTGAATCGGGCGGTAACATTGCTGGAAAAAGACGGCTTCCGGGCAGGCGAGGCGGTGGCATACATTTCCAGCCCGGAATTCATAAAAGTTGGTAACGATGCCGACGAGACCATAGACGCGATTTCCAAAATCAAGGAAGAAGGCGCGGGGAAGACGGCACAGGCACTAGCAGCTTTGAGCAAGAAAAGCCGCTATATTTCGTTGATATTGATACTGGCAGGAATGGTATGTGGAGGCATTGGCGGATTGATTATGGGCGCATCCATCAAGCGACCGAACGACAGACTGCGCAATTCCGTCGAAGGACTGGCGGCCGGAAAACTCAACAACGCCATCCCCCATGCGGACTATAACAATGAAATCGGCGTCATGGCCCGCGCTATCCAGGTGTTGCAAAATGTCTGCCGCAACATGGATAACCAGCGGTGGATCAAGACGAATGTGGCAGAGATTGCCTCCCGATTGCAGCATGCCGAAGACTACAGCGGTCTGGCGCGAGAATTCATGTCCGCAGCTTGCCCATTGCTGGGGGCTGGTCTGGGCGCTTTATACCTTCATGAGGGAAATGAATTGCGACTGCTCGGCACCTATGGCTGGCGCGAGCGCAAGAACCTGAATCTGAAATTGGCGCTGGGCGAAGGGTTGCTCGGTCAAAGTGCGCTGGAGAAACAACCCATCACGATTACCAATCCACCGGAGGATTACATCAAGATCGGCTCGGCCCTGGGAGAAGCAACGCCCCGAACCGTTTCGGTATTGCCGATCATGCAGTTGGACGAGCTTCTCGGCATGCT encodes the following:
- a CDS encoding diguanylate cyclase, whose amino-acid sequence is MTIFYSHIIGITFGVMVIGATAYRVQKRQEQLSLEKIVETEKRMQFEASLLDVAEKYHKLFIDSMDGVCQTTLDGKIVEANQAFCDILGCNVEGIIGESITQFYDNPEDRVKFRNVIEKNKGIKNYEIIQKRKDGQKIICSISSSCYYLKNGELSGYLSIVRDITDSKLQEAYREMGMEILQILNESRDLQDAIQLVLEVLKKGTGFDAVGIRLQDGDDFPYFAQDGFSNDFLLTENSLIEHATDGGICRSEDGSVRLECTCGLVISGKLDSASPLFTPGGSFWINDSFPLLDLPSDQGPRLHPRNRCIHEGYASVALVPIRNKEMIVGLLHLNDRRKGSFSLETIELLEGIASHIGEAIMRKRMEEQILSLSITDQLTGLHNRRGFLSLAEQQLKLSIRNKTEMLLFFADLDGLKWVNDTLGHEEGDKALIEAATVLKETFRASDIIARLGGDEYAALAVDIAKENYSVFTIRLQSLIDTRNNQENRRYKLSISVGCSHYDPENPCSIEELMVSADKLMYEQKQNKKSLLPQGNSLSNSIH
- a CDS encoding ABC transporter substrate-binding protein → MVSHQALDADQKGFEDALSGSGYKEGVNVTYDRQNAQGDMNKANAIAQKFINDKVDLIHAIATPTTQSVVKITKNIPVVFSSITDPVSAGIVPKDSAPGRKTGTNVTGVSDRWPVSRQMEMYAKIVPKAKQWGTIYNPSEANSVVHIKEMKEAAIKLGLELVEVTIADRSEVPKAVSSLVGKVQAIAMTSDNTAISNFEAIVKVCNEKKIALFTGDLESVAKGSIASYGLDYFLVGYSAGKKAVVVLKGLKAGEVPWGPMEKFSLVINQSAAKIQGVTIPPDILKKADKVLK
- a CDS encoding PAS domain S-box protein, which codes for MRFFNSVKALYAAVGILFLTFVLGYYLDVQNVAMNDRHLKISTALERMMRLDQELTSMLSLAVVEHNELRVTRYETVLQNAETTIKEVVDFTKDQKMQQEVAAMTEGLKKIRDIETAALQQLRADKWKEAGEILFGQYYLSAKKTYEIDSETIPGIVLGEIGKIEKRFNRIKSAALAARIGALFLLLWTGIMFSRRTKADLAEQVRLQTEISAANKLLEERVRERTEELRLLLQSAGEGMFGVDAAGEVTFVNPVALNLLGFTEEEMIGKEVHGLFHHSHKDGSHYPKEDCPILATWTYGTQNRATNDAFWRKDGRSFPVEYTSTPIMKDEKVSGAVVTFRDITERKQAEKELKEHMDELESFTRLTIDREEKMIELKEEINNLLEQTGREKKYTIVE
- a CDS encoding chemotaxis protein, with product MHSDLLTKYLHVVGVGASAGGLEAMGALFSKLLPSGRVAYVIAQHMAKDGHSELVARTLNRQSPLPVVEASGSDLLEPDKVYLIPSGSDGEVKNGRIYLLPPAPEHLSTPSVNFLFASIAGEYGKRSIGIVLSGAGSDGAAGCRAIKACGGKTIVQTPQSAQYSGMPLAVIRAGAADAEMDIAGIARHLTILFPPAQPVPAAAVQPAASATAAPPNPYLATLLKRVFDATGVDFTSYKEETLQRRLDRRLATLKIESVEQYLRYTEQNPRELTILQRLFLVSLSSFFRDSAAFALVEKYLAELVRQKKPGDAIRLWVPGCASGEECYTFAIMLAEILGENFRNFNITILGSDLSPDALALARDGIYRQTAFKETDPKILKGYFEHKGQQYHVSPPIRAVCEFMQQDVASAKAPENLNVISCRKLLIYMKSNLQDQLFKKFHQALLPNGLLFIGQSENIGLLGNSLFTPVDHYHRLYRRRGA
- a CDS encoding MCP four helix bundle domain-containing protein, whose product is MGRLMVVLEKLKLSTKLLIGFSVGLLIAILIGANAISSLNEMSEQAQVLYELDLLGISHLKEANINLIYMGRSMRQMMLASDAEGREKALAMINKATVTLQKELAEARKTIFREENKKLLLKFEAQFDQYRRNVNRAVTLLEKDGFRAGEAVAYISSPEFIKVGNDADETIDAISKIKEEGAGKTAQALAALSKKSRYISLILILAGMVCGGIGGLIMGASIKRPNDRLRNSVEGLAAGKLNNAIPHADYNNEIGVMARAIQVLQNVCRNMDNQRWIKTNVAEIASRLQHAEDYSGLAREFMSAACPLLGAGLGALYLHEGNELRLLGTYGWRERKNLNLKLALGEGLLGQSALEKQPITITNPPEDYIKIGSALGEATPRTVSVLPIMQLDELLGMLELASFQPVSERETELLDALIPVLATSMQILERNINARRLMQEAQERATQMETQAAQLEEQSVEMEAQQAELLKMEDWYRSIVEAANAMLVVDEQGVIILCNPQAETIFGYAEGELAGQRVDALLPSWAQADAQARLMAADDPLKKHAIMNLNALSKDGSEVIIEVALNRLPDSGDKGACTCVSVRDLTGRGETPVT